A DNA window from Brassica napus cultivar Da-Ae chromosome C1, Da-Ae, whole genome shotgun sequence contains the following coding sequences:
- the LOC106353585 gene encoding agamous-like MADS-box protein AGL66, protein MGRVKIQMRKIVDRQQRNIAFAKRKSGLLKKAYELFILCDVQMVLIFFSPSGKLFMFDTKTRMEETIKKYVDVPIRPRLQVQEEAFIRRWIDIMRIESQYPESIVRPRENFGDGILSQARSKEIEDEIFKCKAEMAKVEQQLGYFLKHPNQWATRDDIEYQEKILEETLDKVRSRKKCLEAQNEAFDASNCLLQTDVEISPSG, encoded by the exons atggggAGAGTGAAAATACAGATGAGAAAAATAGTGGATAGACAACAAAGAAATATTGCATTTGCGAAAAGAAAAAGCGGGCTTCTGAAAAAAGCTTATgaactctttattctctgtgATGTTCAAATGGTTCTCATTTTTTTCTCACCTTCTGGTAAACTTTTCATGTTTGATACGAAAACAAG gATGGAAGAGACTATAAAGAAGTATGTGGATGTGCCCATACGTCCAAG ACTCCAAGTCCAAGAGGAAGCG TTTATACGACGGTGGATAGATATCATGCGTATAGAATCACAATATCCTGAATCGATCGTGAG gcCCAGAGAAAATTTTGGCGATGGGATTCTTTCTCAAGCTCGATCAAAG GAGATCGAAGACGAAATCTTCAAATGCAAAGCCGAAATGGCGAAAGTGGAACAACAGTTAGG gTACTTTTTAAAACATCCAAATCAGTGGGCAACAAGAGATGACATTGAGTATCAAGAGAAAATACTCGAGGAGACGTTGGATAAAGTTCGATCTCGGAAG AAATGCTTGGAAGCTCAAAATGAAGCCTTTGATGCTTCTAATTGCCTGCTTCAAACTGATGTGGAGATTTCGCCAAGtggataa
- the LOC106426780 gene encoding cytochrome P450 81F1-like — protein MFYFILLPLLLFLAYKFLFSKTERFNLPPGPPSRPFVGHLHLMKPPIHRLLQRYSDKYGPIFSLRFGSRRVVVITSPSLAQEAFTGQNDLILSSRPLQLTAKYVAYNHTTVGTAPYGDHWRNLRRICANEILSNNRITNFLHIRKDEIRRMLTRLSRATTHSDDASRFTHVELEPLLSDLTFNNIVRMVTGKTYYGDDVYNKEEAELFKKLVYDIAVYSGANHTADYLPVLKLFGNKFEKEVKALGKSMDDILQRLLDECRRDKDGNTMVNHLLSLQQQEPDYYTDVIIKGLMMAMMLAGTETSAVTLEWAMTSLVKHPEVLEKARSEIDEKIGKDRLIDEPDVAVLPYLQNVVSETFRLFPVAPFLIPRRPTEDMKIGGYDVPRDTTVLVNAWAIQRDPEFWDEPERFNPDRFDNGCGSEYYAYKLMPFGNGRRICPGAGLGRRIVTLALGSLIQCFDWESVKGEEIDMSESAGLGMRKMDPLRAMCRPRPIMSKLLI, from the exons atgTTCTACTTCATCCTCCTCcctctcctcctcttcttggcTTACAAGTTCCTCTTCTCCAAAACGGAGCGTTTTAACCTCCCCCCTGGACCACCGTCACGTCCTTTCGTTGGCCATCTCCACCTCATGAAACCACCCATCCACCGTCTCCTCCAACGCTACTCCGACAAATACGGTCCAATCTTCTCCCTCCGTTTCGGCTCCCGCCGCGTCGTGGTGATCACTTCACCTTCACTCGCCCAAGAAGCCTTCACCGGCCAAAACGACCTCATCCTCTCGAGCCGCCCGCTCCAGCTCACGGCCAAATACGTCGCCTACAACCACACAACCGTCGGCACCGCTCCTTACGGCGACCACTGGCGTAACCTCCGCCGCATCTGCGCCAACGAAATCCTCTCCAACAACCGCATCACCAACTTCCTCCACATCCGCAAAGACGAAATCCGCCGCATGCTCACGCGCCTCTCGCGTGCCACGACACACTCCGACGACGCGAGCCGCTTCACTCACGTGGAGCTGGAGCCGCTTCTCTCGGATCTAACGTTCAACAACATCGTTAGGATGGTCACGGGGAAGACGTATTACGGAGATGACGTGTACAACAAGGAAGAAGCGGAGCTTTTCAAGAAGTTAGTTTACGACATCGCCGTGTACAGCGGCGCGAATCACACGGCGGATTACTTGCCGGTGCTGAAACTGTTCGGAAACAAGTTCGAGAAGGAAGTCAAAGCTCTCGGAAAATCCATGGACGATATCTTGCAGCGTTTGCTCGATGAGTGTAGGAGAGACAAAGATGGTAACACAATGGTCAACCACTTGCTTTCATTACAACAACAAGAGCCTGATTATTACACTGACGTCATCATCAAAGGACTAATGATG GCGATGATGCTCGCCGGAACCGAGACCTCCGCCGTAACCTTAGAATGGGCCATGACGAGCTTAGTGAAACATCCCGAAGTGTTGGAGAAGGCAAGATCAGAGATCGATGAGAAGATCGGAAAAGACCGTCTCATCGACGAACCAGACGTCGCCGTCCTTCCATACCTCCAAAACGTCGTCTCGGAGACATTCCGGTTATTCCCGGTGGCGCCATTCCTTATCCCTAGAAGACCTACGGAGGACATGAAGATAGGCGGTTACGACGTGCCACGCGACACGACAGTGTTGGTTAACGCTTGGGCTATACAGAGAGATCCAGAGTTCTGGGACGAACCGGAGAGGTTTAACCCCGATCGGTTTGACAACGGATGCGGCAGCGAGTACTATGCTTATAAGCTGATGCCGTTTGGAAACGGTCGGAGGATTTGTCCCGGTGCAGGACTAGGGAGGAGGATCGTGACGTTGGCGCTAGGATCGTTAATTCAATGTTTTGATTGGGAGAGTGTGAAAGGCGAAGAGATTGATATGTCGGAGAGTGCTGGGTTGGGTATGCGCAAAATGGATCCTTTACGTGCTATGTGTAGGCCCAGGCCTATTATGTCTAAACTTCTAATCTAG